The DNA window CCGATGCGCCAAGCAGAAGCCCGGATAACGCTGGGCGTGGCGGCGGCCAGAGCAGGCGATCTAGAGAGGGCTGTCTCCTACGGGCGACAGGCGCTAGAGGGAGATCGCAAGTCCCTACCCTCGCTGCTGATGGTCTCGAAGGAGCTGGCGACCCTGCTGCGGGAGCGATACCCGAAGGAGCCGGAGGCCACCTCGTACCTCGATGAGGTGCGAGCCCTCAGCGCGAGCTGACCCCGTCGTCGTCTTCACCTCCACTTGCTCGGCTCGGACGACCGCCGACGCCTGGGCGTGGGCGACTCTCATGCCAGGACATGATTCGGCTCGGGCGCCACATATGTGTGCGGCCCACCGTGGCATCCGGCTCTGGCATCTGGCCCCGCTTCCGGTAGTTCGTCACCGTCGCGACCTTCACGCCGAGGTACGCAGCTACGTCGGAGGTTGTCCACCACTCAGCAGTCGTGTCCGGGCCAGCTTCCACGGCCTCATTCTGGCACCAACGGCCGCATGACGGTCGCAGCCGACGACCGGCACTGGCTGGGAAACCCACCGGAGGCATATGTTGCCTTCTATGGGACCAGGGGAGGCACCAGTCCTGCCGGGTCGCCGGGCGGCGGCAGGCAAACCGTTGGTGCGGTCGTCGCGCCATTGGCCGTGGGTGGTTCTCTCGCTCGTAGCCGTGCTCTGTACCGGGGTCGTAGCAGTGCCCGTGTCGTGGGCCGTTCTGCGGCAGGCGGAAGCGGAGCGAGGTGAGGCGACGCCGGAGGCGGCGGTGAACGTGTACGTGCTCCAGATGAGCAGCGGAGAGGAGATCGGCCTTTCGCGGGTGTTGGCCGGCAGGCGTCATGACGAGCTGCTGCGGCAGTGGCGTGAGTACCGCGGCGAGATGGAACGCGGCAATGTTCCGTCGAAGCTTGAAGTGGTCGGACCGATCGGCGTCGAGGACCAGGCCGACGACCGTGCGACGGTGACCGCCCAGGTCCATGCGGTCTGGTGGAACGAACAGGTCAACCTCAACGGCACAGCTCACCCGTGGCGGTTCGAGACGCGGCGATATGCCGGCGGTTGGCGGGTGTGGGCAGCCGACCTGCCGCCGTGGTGCGGTGTGCACGTCCGGGCAGACGCCTGCCGTTGAGCGCTATCCAGCGCGACCTGTCCAGCTAGTGAGTCCGCCGGCGGTTGGACTCCTGCCGGATCGCCTCCGTGAGATCCCGCCAGGTGCCGGCCGAGGTCTTCTTCATCCGGTCGACCATCGAGCGGGCGGCGCGTTCGTCCGGGAAGTCGTACGAGACTTCCTGCCCGTCGTCACCCCCGAGGCGGCCTCGCACTCGCCACAGCCGGCCGTCGGAGAGCAGCCAGATGTCCCGCCGGGCCATGCGGCCCCACGACCCGTTCCACCAGCGACCCCATACCTCCACCAGCAACAATCTAGTCGAACATGCGTACGAGACAGCCGGCTGCCGGTGTATCTAGTTCCACCTGTGTGGGGGGTAATCATCTGGCACCTGCGGTCGGCTGCCACATGATGCGTTCGTAGCAGACGAGGGCGGCGAGGACAGCGGTGATGACGCCGAAGGCGCCGAGGGCGGGCAGGCTCCGGGCGACGGGAAGCAGTGCGAGCATGATGCCGGCCGCGACGATTTGGGCGCGTGGGGTGTGTCCGACGGTGAAACGGAGGAACAGGCTCCGGCCGATGAGGTAGACGACCGGGCCGCCGAACAGGGCTGCTGTGGAGGTCCAATCCAGCGGCGCCCCGGCAGGATGCTGCGACGGGTGGCGGGCCAGGTGCTCGAGGACCAGTTCGATGCCCAGGGCCAGGTAGATGATCCCGGCGATGAGCGGGAAGTGGGCCAGGCTGTAGGCGTTGATGGCAGGCCGGACGCGGTCCTGGTCGGGGAGGCGCGCCAGGGCCTGTCCGGCCGGCGCGGCGGCGTTCTCGAAGTACAGCCACCACAGGGCCGTGGCATTGGCCACGGCGAGCAGTGCGGCGATCAGGACCGGCCACAGGGTGACCGCCGATCCGGCGCCGGCGCCCACCGCGATCAGCGACTCGCCCAGGGCGATAATCAGTAACAGGCCATGCCGGTCGCACAGGTGGCTAGCACTGCGCAACCGAAATCGGTCTCTGCTGAACACCGAGACGCACGCGGTACCGAGGCAGTCGATGAGGAACGCTGCGGCCCACAACAGCGTTTGTGTGGCGCCGCCGAGCACCGCCCCGAACAGCAGCGGAATCCAGCCCCCCGCGATCGGGATGGCATAGCGGAAGCCGGGCGCCGGGATTCGCGGGTTAACGACGGCCACGTGCCAATTGAGTAGGTAAAAGGCGGTCCGGATCAACATGTACGCCACCGCCACCGTCAGCGCTTCGGACACCGCCCACCTGCCGTGCCCCCACGCGTCCGGGATGACCAAGCCGGCCACGAACATTGCGGCCATCACCACGACCAGCCCGGCGCGCACCAGGCCCACGTCGGCGCGGACCCGGTTGGCCAGCCAGGCAAAGGTAGTGAAGGGCCACCACAGCAGCATCAGGAACACCAGGCCCTGCGCCAGGACGAGCGGCGTCGGCGACCCTGCCATGAACGTGGCCACGCGGATGAAGGCGAACGCGAACACCAGGTCGAAGAAGACCTCAAACGGGGTGGTGCGTTGGGCCTCGCCAATCGGCACCGGTCGTCGAATCCCCAAGGTATGCCCCATAGGCGCATCTTCCTACTCATCCGGCCAATACGGACCCGGACGCCTAATACGGTGCCAGCCCACCAGCGGTCCACAGCCGAGACGTTCCCAACGGTTCGGGCGATCTCCGTCGTCGACGCACCGCCTGGACTTCCAGCACCACGCGATTCCGCTGCTCCGTCGCGGCAAACTCCACCAGCACACGGCGCACTGTCACGCAGGTTCTGCAATCAGACAGGCTGGCTGCCGGCGGTTGGTGCAGAGCTGCCGGCAATGTGGTTCAAAGTTTCTGTACGTCTTCAAGGCGGCCCTTGACGGGCCGCACGCGCCGCCGCCTGGGCGCGCGCCGGCCTGTGTTGGGCCGGCAGCCGGCCGGGCCGCGCGGCCACGAGCCCGCGCGGCGTGAGGGAGCGGACGCCGGCCGCGTCGGCGAGCTGGCGGTGGTCGCGCGGTTGCGGTTAGGGCGCCTCCGGCGGGGGCGCTCCGGCTCCAGGATGGCCGGGGCTGCGTCGGCGGGTCGCGGTCCGTGGGTGGTTGCGGTAGGCCATCCCGCCTGCCCTCGACCCGGGCGAGCCGAGCAGACCGCCGCCCGACCCGCCAGCGTCCGAACGTGCGTCAAGGTCCGCTTGACATGGCGGGCCGGGCGGTGGCCCGCTCCCCAGGAGGGCGGGTCGAGGGCAGACGGGATGGCGCAAATCCTCTTTGGCTACGCCGGCTCCAGCCACTTCTGATCATCGAGGTACAGCCTGCATTCGCCGGTGTCCTCGAACAACACGGTGGCGATGCGCTGACCACCGAGAGTCTGCCGGGTGTCGATAACGACGCCGACCTCGTTGGTCGTCTTGACCAACACGCGGCGAGCCTGGGGCGTTCCGCCGCCAATCACTTCCGTTCGTACCGTAACGTCCATGTAGGAAGTATGTCCCCTGGATGCGACAAAGACTCGATCATCAGGACCGAGGCATGCCATTCGCGGATGGTTCAAGCTTCGCGAGCGGTGACGGCCGGATGGCCATCCGGTAGCTTGGCGGAAAGATCAGGTCCAGAGGTCGCCATCCGGGGGTAACGGTGCCAGGGGCAGCAGCTTGGTTGGATAGGGCCGTCCGCGACTTCGGTGCGGCCTGTGCTTCAAAGCTCGCCGGTCCTGGCGAGCGTGAAGCCGCAATCCGCAGGCCGATCGAAGTGCTTCTCGGAGCCGCCGGCGAGCAGCTGGGCGTGACGGCCGTCTTTCACGATGAGGTCCGCGACACCGAACGACAGGTTCGGCCGGACTACGGAGTCAGTGTCGGCGGGGCGATCACCGGGTACGTGGAGATCAAGGCACCCGGCAAGAGCATCGATCCAGGCGGGCTGCGCGGCCATGACCGGGTGCAGTGGGAGCGCCAACGCGACCTGCCGAACCTGCTCTACACCAACGGCACGGAATGGCGGCTCTACCGCGATCGGGAGTTGGTCGAGGCACCGGTACGGTTCACTGGCAGCCTCGATAGCGGAAGTGTCACCGCCCCACTGGCTTTCGAGAAGCTGCTCACCGAGTTCCTGAGGTGGAAGCCCGCACCGATCACCAGCGTCGGGGCGCTGGTGCGCGCGGTTGCCCCGCTCACGCGGCTATTGCGCGGCGAGGTCCTGGACCAGCTTGCCGCCGAGCGGAAGGCGGTCCGGGAAGGGAAAGAGCGCGAGGTTCAGCCGTTCCTAGGACTGGCGCAGGACTGGCGGCGGATGCTGTTCCCCCAGGCTGACGACGCCACATTCGCCGACGGATACGCGCAGACGGTGACGTTCGCGCTACTGCTGGCCCGCACTAACTCGATCACCGTCACTGAGCATTCACTGCACACAATCGGCGAGCAGCTCCGTGCCGAGCACTCACTGATGGGCCGGGCGTTGCAGCTACTCACCGACGACCTCGCCCGTGACTTCAAGGTCACCCTTGATCTGCTCGCCCGGGTCGTCGACGCCGTTGACTGGACGAGGGTCCGGAGAGGCCGGCGCGACACCTACCTGCACCTGTATGAGCACTTCCTCGACGAGTACGACCCCGAGCTGCGGAAGGCATCAGGGTCGTACTACACCCCGGTCGAGCTAGTCGAGCAGATGGTCAGGCTGACCGACAACGTCCTCGTCTCCCGGCTGGACAAGCCGCGTGGCTTCGCCGCCCCCGACGTGCTCACTGTTGACCCCGCAATGGGCACCGGCACATACCTTCAAACCGTTCTTGAGCGAATCGCCAGGGTCGCTGAAGCTCACGACGGCCCGGGGGCAGTAGCCGGCGCAGTCAGCCTGGCTGCTGAGCGCGTAATCGGCTTCGAGCTTCAGATGGGTCCGTACGCGGTAGCCGAGCTGCGCGCCGCAGACCTGCTTGCGTCGCACGGCGCGGCTCCGCCACCCGGGGGAATGAAGTTGTTTGTCACCAACACGCTCGACGACCCGCACGCCAGTGACGTCCAACTCGGCTCGGGACTGCAACTCATTGCCCGTGCCAGGCGCAAGGCCAACGCGATCAAGGCCCGCGCGAACGTGACCGTAGTCATCGGAAATCCTCCGTACGCGGAACTCGCCAACGGCGACGGCGGCTGGGTGGAGAACGGCACGACTGGTCTCGACAGCAAGCGTCGCGCTCCGGCCCTGCTAGAGGATTGGTATGCCCCGGGGATCGCGCGGTTCAAGGCGAAGCTGAAAAACCTCTACGTCTACTTCTGGCGCTGGGCGACATGGAAGGTGTGGGAGTCGACCCGCGACCAGGTCGACGGGGACGCAGGCGTGATCTGCTTCGTCACCACCTCCGGCTACCTTTCCGGGCCGGCCTTCACCGGCATGCGCGAGTACCTGCGCCGCTACGCCTCTGAGGGCTGGATCATCGACCTCACGCCCGAGGGACAGACCCCGGACATCCCGACCCGGATCTTCCCCGGCGTCCGGCAACAGCTCGCCATCGGCATCTTCGTTCGAACCGCCGACGCCACCCGGGACAAGCCGGCACTGATTCATCACCGCAGCCTGACCGGCCGCAGAGAGGACAAACTAGCCGCGCTGGCCGAGGTGCAGCTCGACGACGACGGCTGGCGAGACTGCCGGACCGAGTGGGACGCCCCGCTTACCCCGGCCGCCATGAGTAGCTGGGACACCTACCCCGCGCTTGACGACTTGATGCCCTGGTACTCCCCAGGGCTGTTTCCGACCCGCACATGGGTCTACGCGCCCAGCCCAGACGTGCTGAGCCGGCGGTGGGCGATGCTGGTTGGTGAGACGGACCGAGAGCGTAAGGCCGAGCTGTTCAAGGAAGGCCGCGACGCCAACCTCGTGAAGGTGAAGCCTCGCCTGCCCGGTGACGACACACATCCGAACCCAAGCGTCCCGGTGATCGACGAAGTCGAACCGGCCGCCCTCCTCGTGCGGGTTGGCTACCGGGCCTTCGATCGGCAATGGGTGCTCGCCGATCCACGCCTCATGGACATGCCCCGCCGTGATCTCTGGTCAGCTCGGGTGCCCGGCCAGGTGTTTGTCATCGAACAGCACCGCAAGACCATTCGGTCTGGCCCGGCGCTCGTCTTCACTTCACTGATTCCAGACTTCGACTACTTCAAGGGATCGGAAGGCGGTCGAACGCTGCCCTACCTGCACCCGGGCGGTACCCCGAATCTCGCCCCAGGGCTTCTAGCCGCACTGGCCGAACGGCTCGGCCTGGAGGCCACCGCCGCAGACGTCCTTGCCTACATCGCCGCCATTACGGCTCACCCGGCCTTCACCGCCACCTTCACCGATGAACTCACCACGCCCGGAGTCCGAGTACCCGTCACCACCGATCCCGCGCTTTGGCGCAACGCAGTTGATATCGGCAACCAGGTCCTGTGGCTACACACCTACGGCGAAGCGTTCACCGCCGCGGAGCGGCCGGCCGGCTTGATTCGGTTCCCCTCCGGTGATGCACGGCAACCGCTGTCGCGCGTTCCGGTCACGACGGTGCCAGAGACGATCAGCTACGACTCGCAACGCCAGGTCATCGCCGTCGGCGACGGAGAGTTCGGGCCAGTCGGGACGGACGTGTGGGATTACTCCGTCGGTGGCCGGAACATCATCAAATCGTGGTTCAACTACCGAAAGAAGGAGCCGGCCGGGCGACGCGGGTCCCCGCTCGATGACGTGCACGTAAGCGCCTGGGAGCCGAAATGGACAGGCGAATTCATCGACCTGCTAACCGTCCTGACCCGGCTCGTCGAGCTGGAGCCCGCCCAGGCCGAACTCCTCGCCGCAGTGCTGGCTGGTGACATCATCCATCGTGACCAGCTGGTGGCCGCCGGCGTCCGTTGGCCCAGTGGCTCGACAGACCGCAAACCCCTGTACAGCCTAGCCAGTGATCAACAAAAGGCAGCGACCAATGGTGTCGCACGCTTGCTGTAATCGAGGCGCACTGCGACCAGCTCTGCCGAACTTGGCCGGGGCGCTACACCCAGTGCGGATCGGTAGAGGGAGGTTCAATTGGCAGCCGCACAGTGGTATGAGGTAGGCAGTTTTTGGACAGCATTGACAGGGGTGGGGGTTACCTTGCTCATAGGTTGCCTAACCCTTCTCGTGACGTATCGGGTCGCTGTGCCGAAGCGTCGCATCGTATATCGACTCGAGGCAGAGCAGTTGTTCGTAGAGTCCGAAAAGTACACCACCGGCGTGACAATTCATCACAATGGTCAGAAGTTGGCGGAGCCGCACGCCATTTTCCTCGGGGTGGGAAATGACGGCAGAAGAGACATCCCATCTACCGCATTCGACTCGGGCAAGCCAATAATCTTCGACTTCGAGGCGCCGATCGTCGAGATATCCCACCAAGCGACGAAGCCAGACGGCGTGCCACTCAGCGAGATGACTGCGCACCTAGCGCAGCCAGTCGCCGCAGCAGAAGCGAAGATTGAGGTGTCAGGCACAACGCTCCGTATTGGCCCGTCACTCATGGCGTCGCGGCAGATAATCATGCTATCCCTGCTGATCGATGGGCAGCCTCGCGTGTCGATCTCGAATCCACCAGTCGATGTTCGAGTCTTAAACAACCGGGTGGTACTCGAAAAACAGAGGCGGTTTGCTAAAGTGTTGAGAGCGCTGGCCCTGATGGTTGCCGCAGTCTCAGTCGCCTTGCCGATCGCCTCAACTCCCCGCCTCGGGTTTGCAATACCGCTCGCCGTTTTCGGCGCATTCCTGGTGGCTGTGGCTGTTATGGCTGACACGGTTACCCGCTTGATTGTTGGCAGAGCCATGACCCCTGTTGACAACAGCATCTAGAACCAAGGCGGACGGTAGGGGCAGCGGGGCAGCGGGGCAGCAAGAAGGCAGCGTGAGCCTTGATTCGCGCCAGACCTAAACGCCGACCGACGATGTCCGATACCTGCTTGTCGACACGCCTCGGCACCAGCTGGCAGTAGCCGACACCTTGAAACCGCATCCCCCCGACGGGGTCCCGCCCTCTCGTCGTAGCCGGCCAAGTTCCTGGTCTACGGCATGCCGAGCGACCGTCAGAATCAAACGGGTGGGCGGTCCCGGGAAAGGCGCCATCCGACGAACCCAGCCGCCGACAGCAGGACGGCGGCGGCCACGAGTGTGAACACGGCGACGCGTCGCGCGCCATGATTTTCAGCGTCCTCCACCCCTGGGGCAAGGTCGTCGGGGTTGTAGCGGATGCGTACCCGGTCGCCCTCGTCGAGGTTGGGGCTGCAGCTCGTACACTCCGCGCTCAGGGTGTCGCCGCTCTGGGCGGTGAACTCGACGGTGACCTTGGTGCCGCGTTGAAAACGGTCGACTTGGACGACGGTGGCGTCTGTGGTGAGGCCGCGGTTTGCGAGGCCGATCGCGGTCGTGCCGTTGTAGAGGGCAGTGCAGCACATGAAGGTGGCACCCACGGCCAGGGCGATCAGCGCGCCGATCAGGTTGCGTCGTCGCGGGTGAAGTTGTTCCCAACCTTCGTCCACGTCGCGATGCTAGGTCCCGACGTCAAGGAGGTTTGACATCAGTCGTTGACATCAACGGTGGCGGCCGAGGCTGGACGAGCGCGGACGGGTATCGCCTCCAAGCCGAACGCGGTGGACGTCAGCGGACGCAGCGATCTTTGCCGAAAGCGCCTTGTAAGCGAGGCGTCGATTAGGCTCTGGCTCCGCCCATGCACGGAGCAGCAAGGTAGCTGCGAAAATGCCGCCTAAGTCGACTCGTCACGGCAGCAGGCGAGGTCGTACACGAGCTGCGAGGCACAGGACGACAGATGCCAGCAGATGAGGCACCGCAACCGGGTTCCGACGACCGAGCGGTTGAGGCCGGCGAATCACCGGTGCGCGCCCGCCCAAACGCCTCCGCTCTTATTCAAGCCAAACCATCGTGCTACTTCCATCTTCCCTTGATCGCCTCCGCCGCCTTGAGACCCTCTAGATCCATGTACTCTTATCTGCGCCGGCGATAAGAACCTTTTGTGCCAAGAACCGGATCAAGTCGATGTCATGTGTTAGCTGACGCGCTTCCGTGCTGAAAGGAAGCAGCAACGGTGCATCGTTCGGTCCGCCACCGTCCTTGCTGTGGACGATCCGACAGCGGATCTCATATATTCGGGCAGCTACTTGATCCTGTAGCGGCTGCTTATCGTCTTTCAGCGCGATCTGCGGGATGCCATTTAGACCTTTCCGTGCTCCAAGAAAGTTCTGCCTCAACTCATCTGACTCGATGAAGGATCGCAAGTCCTCGGCCGTCACACAATAGTGCAAGGTTGACTTTAGCTGTTCACGCTCACTCTGGAAGGACTTACCCTTAATCGCCAAAGAGAGGCGTGCTAAATCGGCGTCGCGATGGGGGTTGAATGTTGGGTCTACGACAATGTGTCGAAGTCGTCGGAGGGTCTCGCGCTCCGCGTATGAGGGAAAAGAATGCTCGATAACCTGGTAGTAGGCCAGGAAGCTAAGCAATGGCATCCCCGATGCTGAAGCAGCGTAGCGATAAAGCGTCGTCGCTTCGTGGGAGTAGCGCAATCGGGGTATGCGAGGCAACGAAGTCGGGTCGAAGCTGTCTGCGGCGCGTGCTTCTCCTTGCCCAGGAAATCTTCTAGGTTCCAACTTGATGCCGTAGTTCATATCAAATTCAACGAAGACAGCATCAACGATTTCTGCAACCGAGGCGATTACTTTCTCGCCGGCTAGGTCCTTGTTGCTCAATCCGGAGATATAAAGACTCGGCAACCGGGCGATGCCATTTGTCAATGCCGCCCTGGAGGTCAGGCCCATGGTAGACATCAGTGCATGGCTCGTGGCCGCAATCCTCAGCCGGAGCGACGACTTGGGGTTCGGTTCGAATTCAAGATTGAAGTTTGCATGCAGAGCCCTCGACCCAAACAGGCGGTTGAGGACGCCGCGCTCAACCCCGCCAAGGGTATTCAGTCGCCGAATCTCAATTGGTGACGGCGGAAGAAGGACCACCTCAATCTCGCCACGCGATGCATGGTGGACGGCGACGTACTCGCCGATGAACGTCCAATATTCGAATTCTGCGTCTAAGAAAAACTGGGCGTTGTCTCTATCGATAAGTACTTGGCGATGGCCCCCGCCGGTGGCTGGTATCTGCACAGTTAAGTGGGTTCCGTCGCCGTTCGTTTTCACCTTGAACCCGGGGCCTTGTGCGCGATGTTTGATGTTATGCAGCAGGCCGGGGAGGGGCACGCCAGCGGTCTGTTCCACGTCTGCACCTATTCGGGGATGTATGAGCCACGTACGTAGAAAGTAGGGCGACCTTGCGTTGC is part of the Micromonospora halotolerans genome and encodes:
- a CDS encoding type ISP restriction/modification enzyme, whose product is MDRAVRDFGAACASKLAGPGEREAAIRRPIEVLLGAAGEQLGVTAVFHDEVRDTERQVRPDYGVSVGGAITGYVEIKAPGKSIDPGGLRGHDRVQWERQRDLPNLLYTNGTEWRLYRDRELVEAPVRFTGSLDSGSVTAPLAFEKLLTEFLRWKPAPITSVGALVRAVAPLTRLLRGEVLDQLAAERKAVREGKEREVQPFLGLAQDWRRMLFPQADDATFADGYAQTVTFALLLARTNSITVTEHSLHTIGEQLRAEHSLMGRALQLLTDDLARDFKVTLDLLARVVDAVDWTRVRRGRRDTYLHLYEHFLDEYDPELRKASGSYYTPVELVEQMVRLTDNVLVSRLDKPRGFAAPDVLTVDPAMGTGTYLQTVLERIARVAEAHDGPGAVAGAVSLAAERVIGFELQMGPYAVAELRAADLLASHGAAPPPGGMKLFVTNTLDDPHASDVQLGSGLQLIARARRKANAIKARANVTVVIGNPPYAELANGDGGWVENGTTGLDSKRRAPALLEDWYAPGIARFKAKLKNLYVYFWRWATWKVWESTRDQVDGDAGVICFVTTSGYLSGPAFTGMREYLRRYASEGWIIDLTPEGQTPDIPTRIFPGVRQQLAIGIFVRTADATRDKPALIHHRSLTGRREDKLAALAEVQLDDDGWRDCRTEWDAPLTPAAMSSWDTYPALDDLMPWYSPGLFPTRTWVYAPSPDVLSRRWAMLVGETDRERKAELFKEGRDANLVKVKPRLPGDDTHPNPSVPVIDEVEPAALLVRVGYRAFDRQWVLADPRLMDMPRRDLWSARVPGQVFVIEQHRKTIRSGPALVFTSLIPDFDYFKGSEGGRTLPYLHPGGTPNLAPGLLAALAERLGLEATAADVLAYIAAITAHPAFTATFTDELTTPGVRVPVTTDPALWRNAVDIGNQVLWLHTYGEAFTAAERPAGLIRFPSGDARQPLSRVPVTTVPETISYDSQRQVIAVGDGEFGPVGTDVWDYSVGGRNIIKSWFNYRKKEPAGRRGSPLDDVHVSAWEPKWTGEFIDLLTVLTRLVELEPAQAELLAAVLAGDIIHRDQLVAAGVRWPSGSTDRKPLYSLASDQQKAATNGVARLL
- a CDS encoding DUF3592 domain-containing protein, with protein sequence MDEGWEQLHPRRRNLIGALIALAVGATFMCCTALYNGTTAIGLANRGLTTDATVVQVDRFQRGTKVTVEFTAQSGDTLSAECTSCSPNLDEGDRVRIRYNPDDLAPGVEDAENHGARRVAVFTLVAAAVLLSAAGFVGWRLSRDRPPV
- a CDS encoding low temperature requirement protein A, giving the protein MPIGEAQRTTPFEVFFDLVFAFAFIRVATFMAGSPTPLVLAQGLVFLMLLWWPFTTFAWLANRVRADVGLVRAGLVVVMAAMFVAGLVIPDAWGHGRWAVSEALTVAVAYMLIRTAFYLLNWHVAVVNPRIPAPGFRYAIPIAGGWIPLLFGAVLGGATQTLLWAAAFLIDCLGTACVSVFSRDRFRLRSASHLCDRHGLLLIIALGESLIAVGAGAGSAVTLWPVLIAALLAVANATALWWLYFENAAAPAGQALARLPDQDRVRPAINAYSLAHFPLIAGIIYLALGIELVLEHLARHPSQHPAGAPLDWTSTAALFGGPVVYLIGRSLFLRFTVGHTPRAQIVAAGIMLALLPVARSLPALGAFGVITAVLAALVCYERIMWQPTAGAR